A single genomic interval of Sphingobium sp. EM0848 harbors:
- a CDS encoding epoxide hydrolase family protein, giving the protein MSGTKSLLVRRDFLASIVAGTVAAMVATSTNSQAASVDPLPATGGVPIRPFHYRAADYELVDLKRRIRATKWPERENDPTQGVVLSTIRKLADYWANQHDWRRVEAQINSYPNFITTIDGVDIHFIHVKSKHPNALAVIVTHGWPGSIIEQLKIIGPLTDPTAYGGTAADAFDVVLPSLPGYGFSGKPNANGWDPQRIGRAWAVLMQRLGYTRYVAQGGDWGNAVTEQMALQQPPGLLAIHTNMPATVPAEIARLLPSGPEPGGLSPEEKHAWGQLVDFYAHGLGYAQEMAGRPQTLYALADSPVGLAAWIIDHDIRSYDLIARVFDGAEEGLSRDDILDNITLYWLTNTAVSSARLYRESKLAFFAPKGVPLPTGVSAFRDEIYQAPESWTRKAYPHLVFYKRHDMGTHFAAWEQPQALTEDLRDTFRSVRTL; this is encoded by the coding sequence ATGTCCGGGACGAAATCCCTCCTTGTCCGCCGCGACTTTCTTGCATCGATCGTTGCCGGCACCGTCGCGGCCATGGTGGCAACATCGACCAACAGCCAGGCGGCATCGGTCGACCCACTTCCGGCCACCGGCGGCGTGCCGATCCGTCCGTTTCACTATCGTGCGGCCGACTATGAGCTTGTCGACCTCAAGCGCCGAATTCGCGCGACCAAATGGCCGGAGCGCGAAAACGACCCGACCCAGGGCGTCGTGCTCTCAACCATTCGCAAACTTGCCGACTACTGGGCAAACCAGCATGACTGGCGCCGCGTCGAGGCCCAAATCAACAGCTACCCAAACTTCATCACCACCATCGACGGCGTCGACATTCACTTCATCCATGTGAAGTCGAAACATCCCAATGCGCTGGCGGTCATCGTGACCCATGGCTGGCCCGGATCGATCATCGAGCAACTGAAGATCATTGGTCCGCTGACCGATCCGACGGCCTATGGAGGCACCGCCGCCGACGCGTTCGACGTCGTGCTTCCCTCGCTTCCGGGTTATGGATTTTCCGGCAAGCCCAACGCCAACGGCTGGGACCCGCAGCGGATCGGCCGCGCCTGGGCCGTGCTGATGCAGCGACTTGGCTATACACGCTATGTTGCTCAGGGCGGTGACTGGGGCAATGCGGTGACGGAGCAGATGGCGCTTCAGCAACCGCCCGGCCTGCTTGCCATCCATACGAACATGCCAGCGACCGTGCCGGCGGAGATCGCCCGGCTTCTCCCGAGCGGTCCCGAACCCGGCGGCCTGAGCCCGGAGGAGAAGCATGCCTGGGGCCAGCTCGTCGATTTCTATGCGCACGGCCTCGGCTATGCGCAGGAAATGGCAGGTCGGCCACAGACGCTCTATGCGCTGGCGGACTCCCCTGTGGGTCTCGCCGCCTGGATCATCGACCATGACATTCGTAGCTACGACCTTATCGCACGCGTGTTCGACGGCGCGGAGGAAGGGCTGAGCCGGGATGACATTCTCGACAACATCACGCTCTACTGGCTGACCAACACAGCAGTGTCCTCCGCGCGCCTGTACCGAGAAAGCAAGCTTGCTTTCTTCGCGCCGAAGGGCGTGCCGCTACCGACCGGCGTCAGCGCCTTTCGCGACGAGATATACCAGGCGCCGGAAAGCTGGACGCGCAAGGCCTATCCCCATCTCGTCTTCTATAAACGGCATGACATGGGCACACATTTCGCGGCCTGGGAGCAGCCTCAGGCGCTGACCGAAGATCTGCGCGACACCTTCCGCTCCGTGCGAACCCTTTGA
- a CDS encoding alcohol dehydrogenase — protein MLKMIAMAVTQAGGKLERIEREIPLPDKGELLIEVHACGVCHSDSLTVEGILPGMQYPRVPGHEVIGTVAAVGDGVTGWQVGERAGVGWFGGSCGHCSRCRRGDAFACENVRAVTGVSRDGGYATHLVADVSAVAHVPFDLDKVESAPLLCAGITTFNALRNCGAAPGDLVAIQGVGGLGHLGIQFARRLGFRTVAVNRGRDKEDLARSLGAHDYIDSEDGDVAEALQKMGGARAIIATVTSAPAMQAIIGGLGPNGVMMVIGAVGAFPVDTLDLLAKRAAVKGWYSGVAADSEDTLAFSQLHDVTSMNEIYPFEEAQAAYDRMMSGKARLRVVLKMG, from the coding sequence ATGCTGAAGATGATCGCGATGGCCGTAACTCAAGCCGGGGGCAAACTCGAGCGTATCGAGCGCGAGATTCCGCTGCCGGACAAAGGCGAACTACTGATTGAGGTTCATGCCTGCGGCGTCTGCCACAGCGATTCGCTGACTGTCGAAGGCATATTGCCGGGCATGCAATATCCGCGCGTGCCTGGCCATGAGGTGATCGGCACCGTGGCGGCGGTCGGCGATGGCGTCACCGGATGGCAGGTTGGCGAGCGGGCCGGCGTCGGGTGGTTTGGCGGATCATGCGGCCATTGTTCGCGCTGTCGCCGTGGGGATGCTTTTGCCTGTGAGAATGTTCGTGCCGTGACCGGTGTCAGCCGTGACGGCGGCTATGCGACGCATCTCGTCGCAGATGTTTCGGCGGTCGCGCATGTTCCGTTCGATCTCGACAAGGTGGAATCCGCGCCGCTGCTATGCGCGGGCATCACCACCTTCAACGCCCTGAGAAATTGCGGGGCTGCACCGGGCGATCTGGTCGCGATACAGGGTGTCGGCGGCCTCGGTCATCTGGGGATCCAATTTGCGCGGCGTCTTGGTTTCCGGACCGTTGCGGTTAACCGTGGTCGTGACAAGGAAGATCTTGCCCGCTCGCTCGGCGCACACGACTATATCGATAGCGAGGACGGTGATGTCGCGGAAGCGCTGCAGAAAATGGGCGGTGCCCGGGCGATTATCGCCACGGTCACCAGCGCCCCCGCCATGCAGGCGATCATCGGCGGTCTGGGACCCAATGGCGTGATGATGGTGATTGGCGCAGTCGGTGCCTTCCCCGTCGACACGCTCGACCTGCTTGCCAAGCGCGCGGCGGTCAAAGGCTGGTATTCCGGCGTGGCGGCGGACTCGGAGGATACTCTCGCTTTCAGCCAACTCCATGACGTGACGTCGATGAACGAAATCTATCCGTTCGAGGAAGCACAGGCCGCCTACGATCGGATGATGAGCGGCAAGGCCAGGTTACGCGTGGTCCTCAAAATGGGTTGA
- a CDS encoding MoaD/ThiS family protein has translation MNVSIPSALQSYTGASQVEASGANLTELFAALDTSYPGIRFRMIDEQDRFRRHMRCFVNGEQVYELCRPLSVRDEVIILQALSGG, from the coding sequence GTGAACGTGTCAATTCCCAGCGCGCTGCAATCCTATACCGGCGCGTCGCAGGTGGAGGCGTCGGGCGCTAACCTCACCGAATTGTTCGCTGCGCTCGATACATCCTATCCCGGCATCCGCTTTCGCATGATCGATGAGCAGGACCGCTTTCGACGCCACATGCGCTGCTTCGTGAATGGCGAGCAGGTTTACGAACTATGCAGACCTCTGTCCGTCCGTGACGAAGTCATCATCCTTCAGGCACTCAGCGGGGGATGA
- a CDS encoding LysR family transcriptional regulator, with protein sequence MDRLDAMQVLLAVVDAGSLSAGSRALKMPLPSVSRKVAELERHLGTHLVIRTSRNLQLTDAGRDYVEAARQIVAQVREAELRASGEYEVPRGLLTLTVPMAFGRLHVLPFAYQFLSEYPEITLNILSLDRMVQLVEERVDVGVRLGELADSSLLAIKVGQFRMLTCASPAYLARMGCPASPEELAGHDGVNFAPLHDTAWIYRYDGRMVHGNPRIRVCANTTANAAAAAVEGLGILRAPSYQVSQELQSGALVPILNACDSKTFPVHLIYARQGLLPLKIRVFLDWMTPQLRKALKEIGDLEPAVETRQPSEAAND encoded by the coding sequence ATGGACCGGCTTGATGCGATGCAGGTGTTGCTGGCAGTCGTCGATGCCGGCAGCCTGTCGGCGGGAAGCCGTGCGCTGAAGATGCCGTTGCCAAGCGTCAGCCGCAAGGTGGCCGAACTTGAGCGCCATCTTGGCACCCACCTGGTCATCCGGACCAGCCGCAACCTTCAGCTGACCGATGCCGGTCGCGACTATGTCGAGGCCGCCCGCCAGATCGTCGCGCAGGTCCGCGAAGCGGAGCTGCGCGCCTCGGGCGAATATGAAGTTCCGCGCGGACTGCTCACGCTGACGGTGCCCATGGCGTTCGGCCGGTTGCATGTCCTGCCCTTCGCCTATCAGTTCCTGAGCGAATATCCCGAGATCACGCTCAATATACTCTCGCTCGACCGCATGGTGCAACTGGTCGAGGAACGGGTGGATGTCGGCGTCCGCCTGGGGGAACTTGCCGACAGTTCGCTGCTCGCGATCAAGGTCGGCCAGTTCCGCATGCTGACCTGCGCCAGCCCCGCCTATCTGGCGCGCATGGGCTGCCCTGCCAGTCCAGAAGAGCTCGCCGGTCATGATGGCGTCAATTTCGCACCCTTGCACGATACGGCCTGGATCTATCGCTATGACGGCCGCATGGTCCATGGGAACCCGCGCATCCGGGTTTGCGCCAACACGACCGCCAATGCGGCAGCCGCCGCCGTCGAGGGTCTCGGCATCCTCCGCGCGCCCAGCTATCAGGTCTCGCAGGAACTGCAATCGGGAGCGCTGGTCCCGATCCTCAACGCGTGCGACAGCAAGACATTTCCCGTACATCTCATCTATGCGCGCCAGGGCTTGCTGCCGCTCAAGATTCGCGTGTTTCTGGACTGGATGACACCCCAGCTGCGCAAGGCCCTGAAGGAGATTGGCGATCTCGAACCGGCCGTCGAAACCAGACAGCCATCAGAGGCCGCGAACGATTGA
- a CDS encoding organic hydroperoxide resistance protein, protein MTAKTLYTAHVHTVGGREGAAKSSDGQLDIKLSTPGSNRPGTNPEQLFAAGWSACFEGALAGVAKTMGVKLPPETAIDAEVDLHLGEAEGYFLTARLNVSLPGIDEDLARTLVDQAHATCPYSKMAQGGIKASVALAVNA, encoded by the coding sequence ATGACTGCCAAGACCCTCTATACCGCTCATGTCCACACTGTCGGCGGCCGCGAAGGTGCGGCAAAGAGTTCGGACGGCCAGCTCGACATCAAGCTGTCAACACCCGGCTCCAATCGTCCCGGCACCAATCCCGAGCAGCTGTTCGCGGCCGGCTGGTCGGCCTGCTTCGAAGGTGCCCTCGCCGGGGTGGCCAAAACCATGGGTGTCAAACTGCCACCCGAAACCGCGATCGATGCCGAGGTCGACCTGCATCTCGGGGAGGCCGAGGGCTATTTCCTGACCGCCCGGTTGAATGTCAGCCTTCCCGGCATTGACGAAGATCTTGCCCGCACGCTCGTCGATCAGGCGCACGCGACCTGCCCCTATTCGAAGATGGCGCAGGGCGGGATCAAGGCCAGCGTCGCGCTCGCCGTCAACGCCTGA
- a CDS encoding alpha/beta hydrolase has product MDRIDRRNFLGTVAVTLAAAPWVTQRANAAAGPSMERITAGVLDVSYVAAGPLDGPPVLLLHGWPYDIHAFDEVMPMLAAQGFRAIAPYLRGHGPTRFLSTETMRNGQPAALAMDALKLMDALKIERAVLAGFDWGGRTADIVAALWPERVKGLVAVSGYLIGNQAAGKQPLAPEAELQWWYQFYFATERGRLGYERNSRDFNRLIWKLASPQWKFDDATFNRSAQAFDNPDHVAIVIHNYRWRLGLVDGERQYDAIEQRLAAAPAIGVPTITMEGDANGAPHPLPSAYRAKFTGKYEHRAITGGIGHNLPQEAPRDFAQAIIDIAKR; this is encoded by the coding sequence ATGGACAGGATCGATCGACGGAATTTCCTTGGAACAGTGGCGGTTACGCTGGCCGCGGCCCCGTGGGTGACGCAGCGGGCCAATGCCGCTGCGGGGCCGTCGATGGAGCGGATAACCGCTGGTGTGCTCGATGTCAGCTATGTTGCCGCCGGTCCGCTCGACGGCCCGCCGGTCCTTCTTCTCCACGGGTGGCCCTACGACATCCATGCCTTTGACGAGGTTATGCCGATGCTCGCGGCGCAGGGTTTCCGGGCGATTGCGCCTTATCTGCGTGGCCATGGCCCGACCCGCTTCCTCTCGACGGAGACGATGCGCAACGGCCAGCCCGCGGCGCTCGCCATGGATGCGCTCAAGCTGATGGACGCGCTGAAAATCGAGCGGGCGGTACTTGCAGGCTTCGACTGGGGTGGACGCACCGCCGACATCGTCGCCGCTCTATGGCCCGAACGCGTCAAGGGGCTGGTCGCGGTCAGCGGTTATCTGATCGGCAACCAGGCAGCCGGCAAGCAACCGCTTGCGCCAGAGGCTGAACTGCAATGGTGGTATCAATTCTACTTCGCGACCGAACGCGGGCGCCTTGGCTATGAACGCAATAGCCGCGACTTCAACAGGCTGATCTGGAAGCTCGCCTCGCCGCAGTGGAAGTTCGACGACGCGACCTTCAATCGCTCGGCACAGGCGTTCGACAATCCCGATCATGTTGCGATCGTCATCCACAATTATCGCTGGCGGCTGGGCCTTGTCGACGGCGAACGGCAATATGATGCGATTGAGCAGCGGCTCGCTGCCGCCCCGGCGATCGGCGTTCCGACGATCACGATGGAGGGCGACGCCAATGGCGCGCCGCATCCGCTGCCTTCAGCCTATCGCGCCAAATTCACGGGCAAGTATGAGCACCGCGCCATCACAGGCGGCATCGGTCACAATCTCCCGCAGGAAGCGCCGCGCGACTTTGCCCAGGCGATCATCGACATCGCCAAACGCTGA
- a CDS encoding glycosyl hydrolase produces the protein MRELALLVATRKGAWIYRSDVERREWRADGPHFLGHIIHHLVLDPRDGRTLLAAAKTGHLGPTIFRSTDMGRSWSEASRPPAFPKAGEGEVGRAVDHSFWLTPGHASEPGLWYAGTSPQALFRSEDGGATWEGVAGFNDNPAYRDRLGGAQDGTPDGPKLHSMLVDPRDAAHLYLGMSGGGVHESQDAGQTWVPLIDGLEVVEGFDASQWAFHDPHCLTLCPSNPDRLYQQNHCGIYRIDRPSNQWRRIGRAMPTEVGDIGFPIIVHPRDDQTCWVFPMDGTDVWPRTSPGGKPAVYITRDGGESWSRQDVGLPQNSAWWTVYRQAMANDICDPVGVYVGTASGGLWMSADEGEQWSMIAQHLPPIFAVETAVLA, from the coding sequence ATGCGCGAGCTTGCCCTGCTGGTGGCGACGCGAAAGGGTGCCTGGATCTATCGCAGCGATGTCGAACGCCGGGAATGGCGGGCCGATGGTCCGCACTTCCTTGGCCATATCATTCATCATCTCGTCCTCGATCCCCGCGATGGTCGCACATTGCTGGCCGCCGCCAAGACCGGGCATCTGGGCCCGACGATCTTCCGCTCGACCGATATGGGCAGAAGCTGGAGCGAGGCGAGCCGTCCACCTGCCTTCCCCAAGGCGGGGGAAGGAGAAGTCGGCCGCGCCGTCGATCATAGTTTCTGGTTGACGCCGGGCCATGCCAGCGAGCCGGGGCTATGGTATGCGGGCACCTCACCGCAGGCGCTCTTCCGCAGCGAGGATGGCGGTGCGACCTGGGAAGGCGTTGCGGGCTTCAACGATAACCCCGCCTATCGCGACCGCCTGGGCGGCGCGCAGGACGGCACGCCCGATGGCCCGAAGCTGCATTCGATGCTGGTCGACCCGCGCGACGCAGCGCATCTCTACCTTGGAATGTCGGGCGGGGGTGTACATGAGTCGCAGGATGCCGGTCAGACTTGGGTGCCGCTGATCGACGGGCTGGAGGTGGTTGAGGGTTTCGACGCCAGTCAATGGGCCTTTCACGACCCGCATTGCCTGACGCTGTGCCCTTCGAACCCCGATCGGCTCTATCAGCAGAACCATTGCGGCATCTACCGGATCGACCGGCCGTCGAACCAGTGGCGGCGGATCGGGCGCGCCATGCCCACGGAGGTCGGCGACATAGGCTTTCCCATCATAGTCCACCCGCGCGACGACCAGACCTGCTGGGTGTTCCCGATGGACGGCACTGACGTCTGGCCACGCACCAGCCCGGGCGGCAAGCCCGCCGTCTATATCACGCGCGATGGTGGTGAGTCCTGGTCGCGGCAGGATGTCGGCCTGCCACAGAACAGTGCGTGGTGGACGGTCTATCGTCAGGCAATGGCCAATGATATCTGCGATCCGGTTGGCGTTTATGTCGGCACGGCCAGTGGCGGCCTGTGGATGAGCGCGGACGAAGGCGAGCAATGGTCGATGATCGCGCAGCATCTGCCGCCGATATTTGCCGTGGAAACGGCCGTCCTAGCCTGA
- a CDS encoding alpha/beta fold hydrolase, whose translation MRIQSLGLLALTTALGLSTTPIPVSAADAPSRPAIVLVHGAFADAAGWAPVIAILQKDGYRVTAVENPLDSFADDVSTTKRAIDAQLGPVVLVGHSYGGAVITEAAADRASVKALVYLAAIVPEAGEPVAAFLDKYPTDLGTAQKIDAAGFVTIDPAKFGPVFAADLPAEQAAIAAATQKPIKAGNFGASPAHAAWKSVPSWYVVSRQDHALSPDLERFYARRIGARITELDASHVAFLSRSKEVAAVIEEAANAR comes from the coding sequence ATGCGTATCCAATCCCTTGGCCTTCTGGCGCTGACGACGGCGCTGGGCCTTTCCACCACACCCATTCCGGTTAGCGCGGCCGATGCGCCTTCCAGGCCGGCGATCGTGCTGGTCCATGGTGCCTTCGCCGACGCGGCGGGATGGGCGCCCGTGATCGCGATCCTGCAGAAGGATGGCTATCGCGTGACGGCCGTCGAAAACCCGCTCGACTCCTTCGCTGACGACGTCTCCACCACCAAACGCGCCATCGACGCCCAGCTCGGGCCCGTGGTGCTGGTCGGCCATAGCTATGGCGGCGCGGTCATCACCGAAGCGGCGGCGGACAGGGCTAGTGTCAAGGCGCTCGTCTATCTCGCCGCGATCGTGCCCGAGGCGGGCGAGCCGGTCGCCGCCTTCCTCGACAAATATCCGACCGATCTCGGCACAGCGCAGAAAATCGACGCGGCGGGCTTCGTCACCATCGATCCTGCGAAATTCGGCCCGGTCTTTGCTGCCGATCTTCCTGCCGAACAGGCCGCGATTGCCGCCGCGACGCAGAAGCCGATCAAGGCCGGAAATTTCGGGGCGAGCCCGGCACATGCAGCATGGAAGTCGGTCCCGTCCTGGTATGTCGTGTCCCGGCAGGATCATGCGCTCAGTCCCGATCTCGAACGCTTCTATGCCAGGCGGATCGGTGCCCGCATCACGGAACTGGATGCCAGCCACGTCGCCTTTCTTTCCCGCTCGAAGGAAGTCGCAGCCGTGATAGAAGAGGCCGCAAACGCCAGATAG